atgagagtgggtgatacgcctaccacaagataaataaaatgggagcgggtggtacgcctaccacaaaataAGTGAAATGGGAGtaggtggcacgcctgccacgagatacaggaaatgggatcgtgttgcacgcgtgcaacaagatgtgaaaagaaagtgaaatctacCTTTGTTTtgccttattcttgttagtggttggactTTGATTccttataattctcttgatattcctttgttttgattttgtttgCTAGTTTATAATGGATCTTATcttagtttgtttacccatagttatgagtagctaaatcttttgtctaaggttttgatggaacctattgggggatgaacttcttgtttatgtgaatacaaattgctagtttcaatctttatttattcaactatgctcttgttgtagttaattgacaggatcctcaattagttgtgcctatttagtgtgcataactcgggagagagtgcatatgtAGGTTATTGTTGAATAACACCACTCCTACAATATAAGAggaatctataactgcgggtttaaaggtgggattagggataacgaagccttggatgcaatcttaagtgaactgtgttaattaaagctagctaatgtatctcgggagagtgcaatagtatattactgtgattactcaggagagatttacggtaagaaaagtgttcatgattgatagaggtgtgttgggaaatttgtatgaagcataaacagaagggattctatcaataggggaaatctttACCTTAGCTTTTTCTCatcattgtttacaaccttagcatttTAGTTTACAGCTTGTTATTTACTTGCAATCTTAGTTAGTAAAGAAACCTTCAACTGTGATTCAAAAGTTTGGgaaattggttctcaagagtttagtgggtctaaaggttgtgattgataggttaactctctgtggattcgaccctgGGCGTAATACtcgggttatatttgcaacgtccgcaaaGTCCTTTTtgtaaggcatagttgggcgtgattagTCACTGGAAATAGAGAATGCACAACCAATCCATAATGGAGCCTTCTCTTTGATTGCAGTAACAAAGTCCAGAGTTTCTTCTCTAATGGTAAAAAATTTTGCTTCATCATTCTTGTCTTCATTTACGACAACCTTAGCACAATCATTTGCCACATCAGTTGGAGCGACAAGATACATCGAATCGTTAGATAAATGTTCCTCAGTAGTCTCTGTTTTCATCGTAAACTCTTTATATGGTTCCTGAATAGCATATAGTTCCTGAATGGCATCTTTAGACCGATCCgacaattcatcaaacaccttgtgcACCTCGTCGTTGTCGTTGTCGTATTTAAATGACTCAACAAAGTATTGTGGCAAAGGAAAGCCTGCGTCCTCTTTGTTGTCATCCAAAATCGAATTGTAGAACTCTTCCTCCGCGTGAGTTACCAAAACTGCAGCGTCGTCAATTTTAATTAGCACAGATGGATTCTCAGCACAACTCTTTGGCTTCATAGCATCTGGTGCGGGTAATTTTGTGTTAGTAACTACCACATTATCAATTTCCCTATCGGGCATTTCCCCAGACACTTTGTGGGCAATGTTCAGGTTGCCGTAATTCGAGCGAGcatggcagtattgatgcaagggCAAGTTGGCCATGTTGCTCCATGATGGAAGAGCCGTTGCTCGGGCCTGATAATAGTCCATTGTGGTAAACTGCCGGAGAAAGGCTAAATGTCTACCAGGTGCTTCCCGATTTCGACGTCGAAAATGAAAAAACAATTTGTCCATGAAATGGTCCcagcttgcaagttgtttgtttCGAAATAAGCAATGATACCATTCCAAAGCATCGCCATCCAAATAGAATGAAGTCTATGACACTTTATGCTCTGATGAAATATTGTAAAAGTTGAAATACCTCTCTGCCTGAAGAACCCAATCCAGAGGATTCTCACCGCTGAAACGACCCATTACTGGAGCGTGAGATAGGTCCACCATGGTAGATGGAGACAATGAAAGCACCAACGTTATGGATCCAATATCCACAACTAAATACAGAAATAACAGATTGATATATTGACAGTGATAACAAAGCAATTACACTATAAAGTAACAATAACTAAGAGAGGGGAAGTTTCTACCAAATTCGGCCTAACTCTAAAATGCAATGAACGTATCCCGATTTTCTTGGTCTCTGTCACACGCAGTGCACATGCTCTATTTTCAGCCAGGGTCCCATATGTAATTTGCCAAAAGCCAGATGTGGCATCACAGTTATTTTGATTCATAACattacatgttattgttcttcttaTAATGTTAAAGAGATTAAAACTTGGTAAAAGGGTAATTGGTtctaataattggcttgcctagctcacattaataGGCGcgatcacgactcccgagggtgggaaattcggatcGTGACATTGTCAAATTAGCATCATTGAGtaaccaaacacaaactgttaTGAACTTATTAGAAGAGAACATGCTAAGAAATCAAGACGAAAAGTGAAAAGATAACAGGAAAATGATCGGTATTATCAACATTGAATTGAAGAcatgataataggtgaatttaacttTATTCAGACCCTAAATAACCGCCTTCTTGCATAGTTTtgataataaaagtgataacaaaatgctcttattagtgcttttcatgatttgcaggttatatatgactaAGGAAGGCTAGGGAGCACTTTTGgagtgaaaaaaatgaagaaagagaggcCAACCATGAAATATCCCAAGTGAACCACGCAAAACAGGCTGAAGAATCAGAAAACTGAGTCTACCGCGGTTCTACCACGACCGCGGTAGAATCGCGGTGAAGGATGTTCGCGGATAGAAGGAAATTCAGAGGCCATGTTTGGCCGCAGttctaccgcgaccgcggtggaaccgcggcaggaggcggaaatttcaggggctaaagtgcaaaacacgggatttttagcccagaagcctattttaaacactagacttcgcccaagagaggcatgtattgaattggagagtatcttggaagaaaaacaattgtgagagatcacccaaaacatctttcttcttttctttgatttttattgcTAGTTTTTGATGATGAATATTATCTTATcttgtttacccatagttatgagtagctaaatccctTGTCTaagattttgatggaacctattgggggatgaacttcttgtttatgtgaatacaaattgctagtttcaatctttattattcaactatgttcttgttgtagttaattgacaggatcctcaattagctgtgcctagctagtgtgcataactcgggagagagtgtatatttaggttattgttgaataacaccactcctaaagtataagaggaatctataactacgggtttaaaggcgggattagggataacgaagcttTGGGTGCAATCTTAAGTGATCTGCgttaattaaagctagctagtgtatctcgggagagtgcaatagtatattactgtgattactcgggagagatttacggtaagacGAGCGTTCATGATTGGTAGAGGTGTGTTGGtaaatttgtatgaagcataaacagaagggattccatcaataggggaaatctttACCTTAGCTTTTTCTCatcattgtttacaaccttagcatttTAGTTTACAGCTGTTtaatttacttgcaattttagttACAATAGAAACCATCAACTTGTGATTCAAACATTTGGAAAGCTGGTTCTGaagagtttagtgggtctaaagatagtgattgttaggttaactctctgtggattcgcCCCTGGGCGTAATACtcgggttatatttgcaacgtccgcattgtcctttttataaggcatagttgggcgtgatcaaattttggcgccgttgccggggagttaacggAATGATCAATTACCATTGctagaaatacaaaaaaaatcttCGCGTAGGCAGCTTCTCTACACCCaattttttattgaaaattttgacggttgttgacttggttgtacaggtgtatgcctagaaactcTACAAGGACTGGAGAACTACTTGAAGGACTCGCAGACCCTGAGAAAATATTCAGGGCATTGAACCGTGCCAACAGAAGACTTCAACCACCTCAACAAATAGACAAATTCGAAACTGACATGGGAGACGCAATCGACCCTAACGGAAACGGCAGGCATGAGCAAGTCAACTTGAATGTCAGAGACGCGGCACCTCTGGTGCCCGAGGGTGCACtgtatgactgggcacaacccacagctgACAATTTAGCTACTGCCATAGTTGTGCCTGCAATACAAGCTAAGTCGTTCCAGATCACAAATAATatgctgcacttgttgcaaaacaagggactcTTTTCTGGGATACAACTTGAAGATCCTCAGCAACACTTGAAGAACTTCTTGTCGATCTGCAAGACCCAAAGGCAGCCCAATGTCACTCCAGAGGCAATCAGGTTATTATTGTTCCCATTCTCGGTGACAGGAGCTGCACAGGTttggctaaactcactccccataaatTCTATAGCAACGTGGGATGAGTTAGTCAAGCAGTTTCATAACAAGTTTCATCCACCCAACAAAACTGCCCAACAAATTGATGAGATCGTGAGCTTCAAGCAGaaaccaatggagacactgcatgaaaCATGGAGCAGGTTCAAAGGAATGTTGGTTATGTGTCCACATCATGGTATTCCAGAACAGATGTTGGGACAACGATTTTATATGGGACTGTCGGATGGGTTGAAGAATATTGTGGATGCTTCAGCTGGTGGGGCATTCTTGAGCAAGACATGGAGAGAAGGTCAGAGTTTACTTGATAAAATGGcacagaattcgggatggacatcCAGGAATGCACCCATAACTCCAGTGGTACACTCAGTGCCCCTTGATCCTTCAAACActatggctgaaaatatggcGACCCTCCTGACACAAATGAGCatcctcaccaaaaaggtggaggaatcaggacagaagcagcaggtacacatagtagacactaccaatgggggcttgtgcacatcttgcattagtcaacCAGTTGGTAATCCTTGGAATACAGAGCTTGATCATCATCAGCAGCACCCTGAAGATATGAACTATGTAGCTAACTATGGGGGTCAGAGACAAGGAAATCAGAACTGGGGTCAGCAGACTCAACAACAGTACAGACCACCTCCGCCACAATATAACGCCGGAAACATGGGAGGTATAAGACCCCCCAACAACATGGCACCGTATCCTAGATCCTAGGGGTACAACAATTAGCAGTAGGGGTACCACCCGCCTCAACAGCAGCATGGTGGAAGACAGGAcgatgggtttgctagactggaagcaatgatgcagcaggttattgggtccACTGCGAAGATAAATGagagagtagatgcacatgatgCAGCTATCAAAAATATTGAAGTGCAGGTGGGCCAAATTTCAATGTCTCTGAATAATCGTCCTCAAGGAACGCAACCTGCAGATACCCAAATCAATCCTAAAGATCAGGGCCCGAAGCAGCTGATGGCGGTGAGTCTCCGTAATAGCAGGGATCTCGATGAATAGCAGGAGAGAGTTCGTGACAATATACAGGCTGAGACACTTATTCAGGTACCCATTGAGCTGGATGAATCCATAAGGCTGACAGATGTGACAGTCCAGCATGCTCAGGAAGAAAAGAATACTCAGTAGGAGACCGAGAAAGTTGCTGAAGCAGTTGAAGAGTCAGTAGTAAAGATAGTAGCTGAGAAAGAAAAGTCCCAAGTGATTGGGAAGAAAAGACCTCTTGCACCATTTCCACAGAGGTTGGCTAAACACCAAAAGGAGGAGCAATACAAAAAGTTCTTTGAGATGCTCAAGCAAATtcaggtaaatattccattgatcGAAGCTTTAAAGGAGATGCCTGGATACGCAAAAATGATGAAAGACTTAATGTCCCGGAAATTTGACTTCCAAGACTTGGATACAGTGACACTTACTCAGACGTGCAGTGCAGTGGTAACTAGACCTGTTGCTGAAAAGCTCTCAGATCCCGGGAGTTTTACTATTCCATGTACTATTGGAAACTTTGCTTTTGCGAAAGCACTCTGTGATTTAGGGGCCAACATTAATCTTATGCCCTTGGTCATTTACAAGAGGTTGGGCATTGGGAGAGCTAGACCCACATCTATGCTGTTGTAGCTGGCTGACAGGACTATGAAGCATCCATTTGGGATCCTTGATAATGTACTTATTCAGGTGGGGAAGTTCGTGTTCCCTGCTGATTTTGTGATATTGGATTGCAAAATAGATGAAGAAATTCCTatcatcttaggaagaccattcttggccacagGTAGAGCTCTTATTGATTGTGAGACTTGGGAGCTTAAGATGAGGCTCAATGACGAAGAGATTatattcaatgtgcagaaatctatgaggcgcCCAAGTGAGTTCACaaattgctctcttattgatgccgTGGATGTAATC
The nucleotide sequence above comes from Nicotiana tabacum cultivar K326 chromosome 12, ASM71507v2, whole genome shotgun sequence. Encoded proteins:
- the LOC107825674 gene encoding uncharacterized protein LOC107825674; translation: MPRNSTRTGELLEGLADPEKIFRALNRANRRLQPPQQIDKFETDMGDAIDPNGNGRHEQVNLNVRDAAPLVPEGALYDWAQPTADNLATAIVVPAIQAKSFQITNNMLHLLQNKGLFSGIQLEDPQQHLKNFLSICKTQRQPNVTPEAIRLLLFPFSVTGAAQVWLNSLPINSIATWDELVKQFHNKFHPPNKTAQQIDEIVSFKQKPMETLHETWSRFKGMLVMCPHHGIPEQMLGQRFYMGLSDGLKNIVDASAGGAFLSKTWREELDHHQQHPEDMNYVANYGGQRQGNQNWGQQTQQQYRPPPPQYNAGNMGVEESVVKIVAEKEKSQVIGKKRPLAPFPQRLAKHQKEEQYKKFFEMLKQIQVNIPLIEALKEMPGYAKMMKDLMSRKFDFQDLDTVTLTQTCSAVVTRPVAEKLSDPGSFTIPCTIGNFAFAKALCDLGANINLMPLVIYKRLGIGRARPTSMLL